The proteins below come from a single Alnus glutinosa chromosome 9, dhAlnGlut1.1, whole genome shotgun sequence genomic window:
- the LOC133876637 gene encoding uncharacterized protein LOC133876637, producing the protein MVAIGRDANDNMYPIAIAVVEAETKDSWTWFLEALLSYLGPRGPHGWTFISDRQKGLVPSLNEVCPHAEHRTCVRHLYANFKDDGHRGVLLKDMLWRAASSYTQTGFYATMEELKGLNPKAHEYLEKVDPSTWCRGWFNTSTKCDLLHNNLAECFNSWILKFRDKTILTMLEGIMGNLMRRYQRKRDAIRAMEGNLGPKIKEKLEIEEDEASHCTPIFAGDGLFEIECKGRKYVVNLCQRTCGCRKWDVSGIPCCHAISAIWHGGGNPEDYLSHYFGKEMYLKAYAPIIYPVPSEEQWVRTNQPKVEPPKSRTTIGRPKKV; encoded by the exons ATGGTAGCTATTGGAAGGGATGCCAATGATAACATGTACCCAATAGCTATAGCTGTGGTGGAGGCAGAGACTAAGGACAGCTGGACATGGTTTCTCGAGGCCTTATTATCATATCTTGGCCCTAGGGGTCCACATGGGTGGACTTTCATTTCAGATAGACAAAAg GGATTGGTACCAAGCCTAAATGAGGTGTGTCCTCATGCTGAACATCGAACATGTGTGCGGCACTTATATGCCAATTTCAAAGACGATGGTCATAGGGGGGTGTTATTGAAGGACATGCTGTGGAGAGCTGCTTCATCTTACACACAAACTGGATTCTATGCTACAATGGAGGAGCTCAAGGGCCTAAACCCTAAAGCACACGAGTACCTAGAAAAGGTTGACCCTAGCACCTGGTGTAGAGGATGGTTCAACACAAGTACAAAGTGTGACCTTCTGCACAACAACTTGGCTGAGTGCTTCAATAGTTGGATCCTCAAGTTTCGGGATAAGACCATCCTAACAATGTTGGAAGGAATCATGGGCAACTTAATGAGAAGGTaccaaagaaagagagatgctATAAGGGCCATGGAGGGGAATTTGgggccaaaaattaaagagaagttGGAGATAGAGGAAGATGAGGCCAGCCATTGTACACCAATATTTGCTGGTGATGGTTTGTTTGAGATTGAATGCAAGGGCAGGAAGTATGTGGTCAATTTGTGCCAGAGAACATGTGGGTGTAGAAAATGGGATGTCTCTGGCATTCCATGTTGTCATGCCATCTCGGCAATATGGCATGGTGGAGGCAACCCAGAGGATTATTTGAGTCATTACTTTGGAAAGGAGATGTACTTAAAGGCATATGCACCCATCATTTACCCTGTACCAAGTGAGGAGCAATGGGTTAGGACAAATCAACCGAAGGTTGAACCACCTAAGTCAAGAACAACTATAGGTAGACCTAAGAAAGTTTAG